In Grus americana isolate bGruAme1 chromosome 4, bGruAme1.mat, whole genome shotgun sequence, one genomic interval encodes:
- the NIPAL1 gene encoding magnesium transporter NIPA3: protein MGNREALPSRPACRTGAVLSFACHDSCQAWCQIINVSESHSSLLASMNGTLNETNRSISTPTGSKYRLYVGLALAISSSIFIGSSFILKKKGLLKLAVKGVPRAGQGGYSYLKEWLWWAGLLSMGLGEAANFAAYAFAPATLVTPLGALSVLISAILSSYFLNEKLNIHGKLGCVLSILGSTVMVIHAPEEEEVTSLDEMERKLQDPAFVTFAVLLTVVALMLIFIVAPRKGQTNILIYILICSLIGAFSVSSVKGLGIAIKEMLERKPVYQHPLVYVLVGILVLSISTQINYLNKALDMFNTSLVTPIYYVCFTTTVVTCSVILFKEWSSMDLGDIIGTMSGFCSIIIGIFLLHAFKNTNITWSQLMSTVAKEPSLPHHEYETCHTLLESMEDPALLYEEDNVLFSQ from the exons ATGGGGAACCGAGAGGCGCTGCCCAGCCGCCCGGCTTGCCGCACTG GTGCTGTGCTCTCTTTTGCTTGCCATGACTCTTGCCAAGCATGGTGCCAGATCATCAACGTGTCTGAATCCCACTCATCTCTCCTCGCCTCTATGAATGGGACTCTCAATGAAACGAATCGGAGCATTTCCACACCTACTGGAAGCAAATATCGCCTCTATGTTGGCTTGGCTTTGGCAATAAGTTCTAGTATCTTTATTGGTTCTAGTTTCATACTGAAGAAGAAGGGACTTTTGAAACTGGCGGTCAAAGGAGTCCCCCGAGCTG gacAGGGTGGATATTCTTATTTGAAGGAATGGCTCTGGTGGGCTGGATTGCTATCAA TGGGATTAGGAGAAGCTGCAAACTTTGCTGCCTATGCCTTTGCACCTGCAACCTTAGTTACCCCCTTGGGCGCGCTGAGTGTTCTCATAAG TGCTATATTGTCatcctattttttaaatgagaagctGAATATTCATGGGAAGCTGGGCTGTGTACTGAGCATTTTGGGATCAACGGTCATGGTTATTCACgcccctgaggaggaggaggtcacCTCACTAGATGAGATGGAAAGAAAGCTGCAAGATCCAG CGTTTGTTACGTTTGCTGTTCTCCTAACAGTTGTTGCCCTCATGCTGATTTTTATCGTGGCTCCAAGGAAAGGTCAGACAAATATACTGATCTACATTTTAATTTGCTCACTCATTGGTGCCTTCTCCGTCTCATCTGTGAAAGGCCTGGGTATTGCCATTAAAGAAATGCTGGAGCGGAAGCCAGTTTATCAACATCCATTGGTTTACGTTTTGGTGGGCATCTTAGTGCTCTCCATCAGCACTCAGATCAACTATCTCAACAAAGCGTTGGACATGTTCAATACATCTCTAGTAACACCTATTTATTACGTGTGTTTCACCACAACAGTTGTGACATGCTCCGTCATCCTGTTCAAGGAGTGGAGTAGTATGGACCTGGGTGATATCATTGGAACCATGAGTGGATTCTGCAGTATCATCATAGGCATTTTTCTACTGCACgcctttaaaaatactaatatcACCTGGAGTCAGTTGATGTCTACTGTTGCCAAAGAACCATCATTACCACACCATGAGTACGAAACCTGTCACACTTTACTGGAGAGTATGGAAGACCCAGCTTTGCTGTATGAGGAGGACAATGTTTTATTCAGTCAATGA